CCACCACACCGCTGGGCCACGAAATCTCAATCAGGTCGGCAACCTGGTTCCCATCCAGGCCGAAATGCATCCGCATGTCATGGGCCGAAAGATACGATCCGCCTCCCGTCATCTGGTCGAACCGGGTTTGCTCACCGGCCACGACTCGAACTCTGGACCCGACCCCATTCCGGTTGCTGGACCGCCCCACCAAGTGGAGCGAAATCCAATTCCCATGGGGCGTGCTCTGATTCACCAGAAGCTCCGGAGAGTCATCGATGTTGGTCACGACCAGGTCGACGTCTCCGTCGTTGTCGAAATCGCCGAATGCCGTACCACGGCTGACTCTGCTGCTCCGCAGGGCCGGACCTGCATCCTTTGAAACATCGTAAAAGCGTCCGCCCCGGTTTTCCAGTAGCTGGTTGGGTTGGGAATAGGAGATGTTGTTCCGATAGCTGGAAATGTCGTCCAGTACATGGCCGTTGGCGACGAACAGGTCCAAGTCTCCATCGTTGTCGTAGTCAAAGAAACCGGTTCCGAATCCGAGCAGCCGGATGCTGGCTTTGGCGACACCTTGGACCCAACGATCGTCACTGAAGATCTCTTGCCCCAGGTTCCGATAGAGGCCATTGGTCTCCATGTCGTAATTCGTGACGACGATATCGAGAAGCCCGTCGCCGTCGAAGTCGCCGAAATCCGTGCCCATCCCGGCTTCGGCCTCGCCCGCGGAGTTGTAGCCGGTCAAGGAAAAATAGCTGATATCCGTGTAGGTCAGGTCCCCATTGTTCTTGAAGAGGAAATTCCGCGTCTTGTCGTTTGCCACATAGATATCCATCCAGCCGTCCGCATCGATATCCGCCATCACCACGCCCAACCCTTTTCCTTCAGGATTCGCGATTCCGCTCCGCTCGCTGATATCGGCAAAAGTCCCATCCCCCCGGTTCCGATAGAGCCGGTCGGCCACTCCCGCGAAAGCGTCGGGGTCGCAATAGCTGCGCCGGGCCGGTGCATCGGTTCCACACACCGGATGGGTCTCATATTTGAGATCCAGGTAGTTGGTGACGTAGAGATCCAAATAACCGTCATTGTCAAGATCGAAGAACCCCGCACTCTGGCCCCAGAACGGATCGTCGACTCCCGCCCGCCGGGAAACGTCGGAAAAGGTCCCGTTGCCGAGATTGCGATACAAGACGTTGGGACCATAGTGAGCGACAAAGAGATCGGGCCAACCGTCGTTGTCGAT
The genomic region above belongs to Acidobacteriota bacterium and contains:
- a CDS encoding CRTAC1 family protein, with the protein product MIRFVLPFFSLLLAPLHSQSQPPRMSAAYFEVRTISAGITFRHFSGASPQKYLVETMGSGVALIDYDQDGWLDIYLVNGAGKPGGEGTRTTRHALYRNLGNGRFSDVTRESGVGGYGRYGTGVAVGDIDNDGWPDLFVAHYGPNVLYRNLGNGTFSDVSRRAGVDDPFWGQSAGFFDLDNDGYLDLYVTNYLDLKYETHPVCGTDAPARRSYCDPDAFAGVADRLYRNRGDGTFADISERSGIANPEGKGLGVVMADIDADGWMDIYVANDKTRNFLFKNNGDLTYTDISYFSLTGYNSAGEAEAGMGTDFGDFDGDGLLDIVVTNYDMETNGLYRNLGQEIFSDDRWVQGVAKASIRLLGFGTGFFDYDNDGDLDLFVANGHVLDDISSYRNNISYSQPNQLLENRGGRFYDVSKDAGPALRSSRVSRGTAFGDFDNDGDVDLVVTNIDDSPELLVNQSTPHGNWISLHLVGRSSNRNGVGSRVRVVAGEQTRFDQMTGGGSYLSAHDMRMHFGLDGNQVADLIEISWPSGVVDRLEKIQANQVVVVEEGSSSQKLPHRPGPADTR